The sequence AGGTCCTGCATGTGGGTCCGCACCAGCATCGTGCGCAGCTTCAGGAAGTCGCAGTGCGATGGGTTCTCCACTGGGGGGCGACAGAGTCATGGGGCCTCTGCTCCCCCCCTCGGCGTCCCCTGGTgccccactgacctgctgtgcccTCTGACACCTCTTTCTGCGGTGCACTGACTGCTCTGCCCCCTGGtgccccctctgccctcccagtgcccccccactgacccctctgcctcctggcacctcctgcccccactgacccctctgcccctggcctccCCCACTAGCCCCTGGTGCCCCTTactgaccccagtgcccctccagCCCTTCTGCCTGGCGCCCCTcactgacccccagccccccaacccgtGGTCCCCCAAAGTGACCTCCGCCCCCTGGTGCCCCACGCTGACCCCTCTGACCCCCGGTACTCCCAGGCACCACTCACTGACCAATCTGCCTCCCAGTGTCCCCTGgcgccccccactgaccccctctTTCTCCCGGTGCTACCCAgtgccccccccgacccccctgTGCGAGCCAATGACCCCAGCACCCCCTAattatcctccccaccccctggtgCCCCAGTTGACCCCCAGCACTCCCTAGCCCCCCACtacactccccctgccccacaatgcccctcagccccagcccaccccctaCCTTCCACAGCCCCCCAGGGGTACGTGCGCCCCCGGAAGGCCTTTTCCTTGGTCTCCCGGACGATGTCATTGGAGCCAACAACGGCGAACGGGATGCtgcgctgggagggggaggaggcagaggaggggggtTATGGGGTGTCTAGGGCCCCCCTTTCCTgtagcccccccagaactccccctcCCTGGCACTGGGCCCTTCTCACCTTCAGCTCTGCGTCCTGTGCCTTGAAGTCCTCGTCCTCATCCGAGTCACAGTCAGGGAACTGGTAGATGCTGATGGCGTTTTCCTCCAGCTCCTGCCGGATCTGGGGATGTCGGGGGGGGGGAATgtcaccccaaaaccctcatgcACAACACagacccatcccccacccctgtggGAAAAGCAGGGAGTCTGGGGGGGGGTCACCAGGGGAATCAGGGTACAGGAAGATGTGGTTGGGGATCGGGGGAATTTGGGTACAGGGTGACGTGGGCTGGGATTGGGAGAAAATTGGGGGTACATGGAGGGAAATTCGGGGTGCAGGGGGATGTGGCGAGGAtgtgggagggatgtgggggtcaAGCAGCAaatttggggtgtggggagatgtGGCTTGGAAttgggagggatttggggtgcaggggaaggggcttTCCGTTGGGGAGGAATATGGGGTGCAGGGAATAGGGGGTTGGGATTGGGAGACGTGGGGTGCAAGAAGAGAAATTGGGGGCACTGGGGCAGGCTGTGAGGACtggggagggatttggggtgcagggggacgtGGCAATtggggaatgtggggtgcaggaggagggttgGGATTATGGGTTGGGATGGGGCActatttggggtgcagggggatacAGGGCACATGGGCTGGGGGTCCCTGCCCCCTCTAGAAGCCCCCCCGACTCTCACCTTCTCCTTCATGGCCCCCACCTCCCGGGGGGTCAGCGCGTCGGCTCGGCCGATCACCGGCACGATGTTCACCTTGTGCTGCATGGCCCGCAGGAACGCCACGTCCAGGGGGCGCAacctggggggaggcagggagtgagGCACCCCCAAAtagcccctgtgccccccacatcCTTCCAGtgacccccagagccccccaccatCCCTCAGCCCACCAAGGGCCCCTAtatgcccccagcacccccacatcCTCGAGTGACCCCCAAGTAACCCAGTGTCCCCTGGTGCCCCGAGATGACACCCAGTACACCCCCAATCCCCAGCACCCCATGTGACCCCCTCCTAGTGCCCCAATGCACCCCAAAGCTCCCCTGCCTTATCCCAGCCCCCACAACCGCCAGtgccccccgcagccccccaggcagccccccaGGCGCAGCACCCCGCCGTACCCATGGCCGAAGGGGGAGAGGAAGTAGAGGCAGCAGTGCACCCGCCCGTCCGTGATGTTCTTCCGGTTCAGCCCGCTCTCGTCCCGGAAGAACTGCTCGAACTGCTGGTCAATATAGTCCACTATGGACCCCCAACTGGGACCGGcccgggggagcagaggaggaggggttAGTGCGGGTCTCCCACAATACACTGCTCCACCAGCCCCaaatctcccctttccccccctcaatCCCTGTTGGTCCATATAGTCTGGTATGGACCCCCAGCTGGGATCGCCCATTGTGAGGGGTTAGAGCCTGGGTCCTACAAGGCACTGCTCTAacagcccccctcccttccctaacTTGCCCCAGGATCCCTGCTGGTCCATATAGTCCAGTATCAGCCACCAGCAGGgaccagccctggggaggggttaGAGCCTTTGTCCCACCATGCACTGCCCtgacacaccccacccccactctcccaatttctgccccccctccgaatctcctctcccccctcccagaatCCCTACTGGTCAGTATAGTTCAGTATGGGCCCCCAGCTGAGACcagcccaggggaagggggaggttggTGAGGggttcccacaatgcactgctctgacagcccccgccccccaagctcCCCATTCCTGCCAGTCCATATAGTCCTCTATGGGCTCCCAGCTGGGACTggcctggggagaggaaggaaggtggTTTTGTGAGcatatcccacaatgcactgctctgcCCTCCCCCTATCCCTCACCCGGTCAATATAGTCCACTATggactgggctgggcaggggtgtccccctccccccctcaccagTCAGCGTTGTCCACGGCGTCCCCAAAGCCTGGGGTGTCCACGACGGTGAGTTTCACCCGGACGCCGCCTTCCTCCAGCTCCACAGCGTGCCGCTCGATCGCCAGGGTCTGCGGGACGCGCGCTGGGGGGGACGGGGTCAGTGCTGGGGGACAAGGCCCCCCACTCCGATCCGCCCCCGGGTCTGCCCCgtgctgcaccccagcccccccgaTACACCCCTGCGtcccacccacccctgccctgatACACCCCCAGGTtctcccctgctgtgccccaccccagccacatCCCAATACACCCCTGGCTCCTGCCCTACTCCTGCCGTACCCCCAGACTCACCCCCCAATTCACCCCacccaactccccaccccccatacacccccaggTCCCGCCACCCCGCTCATTCACCCTGCTACACCCCCAGATcaccccacccaactccacagccccgaTACACCCTGGGTACCACACCACGCcggctgcaccccaaccccctcacccacccccaaTACCCCCTGGGGTTCTGCCCCCCCAGCCTAATACAGCCCTGGGTCCCGCCCCCACTCACCCTGGGCGTCCAGCAGGGTCCGATCCTTGTACAGATCCGTCAGGAACAGGCTGTCGATCAGCGTCGACTTCCCGAGCCCAGACTCCCCtgcagggtggggcgggggtgagccaggactcctgggttctatactTGCTCTGGGAGAGGcggggggtctagtgggttagagcggggtgtgggggggggccgggagccaggactcctgggttctctccccggctctggaaggcgagtgggggctggtgggttagagcgggggggctgggagccaggactcctgggttctctccctggctctgggaggcaagtgggggctagtggttagagcggggtggggggctgggagccaggactcctgggttctctccccggctctgggaggcgagtgggggctagtggttagagcgggggagaggggctgtaGGGGCACATGGGGTTTAAGCCTTTACCTGCCACCATCAGAGTAAAGTCGAATCCCTTCTTCACAGATTTCCGATGCAGCTGGTTGGGGAGGGTGGCGAACCCGACGTATTCCTTGTcctgagacagagagagcctgGATCTGGGGCCTGCAGACCAGCAACAgcaccccagagtcctggcttccaCCACGCCCGCTCTAACCcagcagaccccactcccctcccctccctggggacagaacccaggagtcctggctcccagccccccctgctctgacccactagaccccactcccctcccagagctggggagagaacccaggagtctgggcttCCAgcacctctcccagcagggggcactgtggggagggggcgggaggcgggctgtggggggagctcccggctaccccagccccagccccgcccagcagggggcgctgtggggagtggggcaggaggtcCAGGGATACGCCGTGGGCTGCTCACCATGGCGGTGTCTGCGCTGCTCTCAGCTCCGGCTGCACCTGGCCGCGTCTGCTCTGCCCACTTCCTCTCGCACCGAGAAGCGAAAGGAAACCGTGACGCGCCCGGTGCCGCCCTCCCATTGGCCACCCCATCCCTGCGCTCccccggcaggcagggctggcccccatggggcagtagggggcgctgtgctgcagggaacgAGGCGcggggcccagcagggggcgctccccCTTGACAGTCCTGGCTGGGCCCtgtggggcgctgtggggcacagagacagacagacactcaggGAGCCCTTTTCTCTCATCCGGTATTTATTGgcctcctgcccagagcccgGGCGCGACCCACACCGAGCTCCCCACTCCGCCGTCTCCTCACACCGGCGACGAAGAAAAGTCCCCCAGAGCCTTGCAGCGAGGTGCTGGCCTTGGCGAGAGCCAGGCTCTGAACTGTCCCAGGGGGGCCCAGGCTTTGGGGGAACAGAGCTAGGAAAGCCCAGAGCCAGTCCGAGAGAGAAGGATTTGACCAGCagccctgggtcagacccatgggcccatctagcccggtatcccgcCTCCACCCTCAGAAACATCCCCCGGCTCAGACCCATCGGCCCAGCCAGTTTTAGGGGACAGGGGAATGGCtatagggggcagggggagtgagtgagggggttgggggtgatttggggggcgtggcTATGGGGCAGGGAATGGATGAGGGGACAGGTGTAGctgagggggcggggagaggattggggggctgggaggtgatttgggggTACAGTGGGcagatggggggctggggcttagggaggggatggagaatTTGGGAGCTTGCCTCCACACAGCCCCACAGCAGACACCCCACTTGACATCCGCATCCCCTTCCCACCGCCCCACCCCGCGGCTGGCCCCAAGCAGCGTCTGCAGCTTCCCGCCGAGCGTCTCCATCCATGGCCGAGTCTCTGCCGAGCCCTGAGCTTCCCCGAAGCCAGGCATTTCCTCTGTCCGGCCGGCACCGAGAGCCCCCTGGTCGGCTTGTCCGTCGGGGTGTCTGTGCCGTGAGGGGTCTCCCATGTCCTAGGCTGCCTGTGGTCACAACAGCCCAGCCGGCTCCTGGCGATGCACCTCTGGCAGCCCGGTGAGGTGCCCCATGGCTCCTGTGTCCTGGGCTGCCCCGTAGCAGAGTCTCTCAGGGGTCCGGTGGCCGGAGCTGTCCCCTGTGGGAGCTGTCCCCATGGGCCGTCTTCTCCCGATCTCACCTCCCTCCGGCTCCACCGctcccatctcccctcctccAGCTCATCTGCCCCCCGATCGCCCCCCATCTCACCCCatctcacccccccgccccctcagggCTTGCCCCGGCTGTGGACCCGGCGGTGTTTGACCACGTGGGAGCGCTGGCTGAAGCCGCGCCCGCACTCCCCGCAGGTGTAGGGCTTCTCCCCAGTGTGGACGCGCCGGTGTTTGAGCAGGTCGGAGCTCTGCAGGAAGCTCTTGCCACAGTCGGCGCAGCCGAAGGGCCGCTGGCCGGCGTGGACCCGCTGGTGCTGGAGCAGGCTGGAGCTGTGG is a genomic window of Malaclemys terrapin pileata isolate rMalTer1 chromosome 4, rMalTer1.hap1, whole genome shotgun sequence containing:
- the SEPTIN1 gene encoding septin-1 → MDKEYVGFATLPNQLHRKSVKKGFDFTLMVAGESGLGKSTLIDSLFLTDLYKDRTLLDAQARVPQTLAIERHAVELEEGGVRVKLTVVDTPGFGDAVDNADCWGSIVDYIDQQFEQFFRDESGLNRKNITDGRVHCCLYFLSPFGHGLRPLDVAFLRAMQHKVNIVPVIGRADALTPREVGAMKEKIRQELEENAISIYQFPDCDSDEDEDFKAQDAELKRSIPFAVVGSNDIVRETKEKAFRGRTYPWGAVEVENPSHCDFLKLRTMLVRTHMQDLKEVTQEIHYENYRAHCIQSLTRVGARDRASRMKLSRQSATELPLLPLETEKLIREKDEELRRMQEMLQKMQAQMQQSQGEQSDAL